A section of the Scylla paramamosain isolate STU-SP2022 chromosome 33, ASM3559412v1, whole genome shotgun sequence genome encodes:
- the LOC135089671 gene encoding selenoprotein S-like yields the protein MGEPEQVIAEPDEQELEGIHPPTLEQQNPALITYLVTRVLSFLTAYGWYAVGFLLVGFIAWTRLEPKIKRWLKKREDDQEAAEYHKNPDILLARHQALDVARQRMQEKYNKAAYESLEKKKVREEKMREDKIAEWERMQSGKGHKLKDKSSASVSDANSTSSNSAKDKPATKPRMRPEYNPLTGDTGASSCRWRPTGRGPSGGG from the exons ATGGGGGAGCCGGAGCAGGTAATAGCTGAACCAGATGAGCAGGAGTTGGAGGGGATTCACCCACCTACCCTTGAGCAGCAGAACCCAGCACTGATCACTTATCTTGTTACAAGGG TGCTATCATTTCTGACTGCTTATGGATGGTATGCAGTGGGCTTCTTGTTGGTTGGCTTTATTGCCTGGACTCGGTTGGAACCTAAAATCAAAAGATggctgaagaagagagaagatgatCAAGAAGCTGCAGAGTACCACAAAA ACCCTGACATCTTGTTAGCCAGACACCAGGCCCTTGATGTGGCTCGTCAGAGGATGCAAGAGAAATACAACAAGGCTGCCTATGAGAgcttagagaagaaaaaagtg agagaggaaaagatgagggaagataAAATAGCAGAGTGGGAACGCATGCAGTCAGGTAAAGGCCACAAACTGAAGGACAAAAGCAGTGCCTCAGTCAGTGATGccaacagcaccagcagtaatAGTGCCAAAGACAAACCAGCCACGAAACCAAGGATGAGGCCAG AGTACAACCCTCTGACTGGAGACACTGGGGCGAGTAGCTGCAGGTGGAGGCCTACCGGTCGGGGCCCATCTGGTGGAGGATGA